In Saimiri boliviensis isolate mSaiBol1 chromosome 13, mSaiBol1.pri, whole genome shotgun sequence, the genomic window AGGATCTTAGAGCTCACCATGCTGTTCATTGTTCTCAAGACCTCCTTACCAAATAATGATCAGTTTTGAGAAACTTCCCCAGTGACACAGAACACACATCAGCCCAATATTTTAGCAGACTATGGTGATCTCAGTCCTATGTCACCTTGACAATTTCACCTAGGACAACACAGAAAAAATCTagcccttctcctcttccttgaACCCCAtgcctcctccacccccagcacTGACTTTCCTTTTTTAGGTCAGATATTCCTAGTTTCTCCTACTTTTCTTCATGGGACATGTTTATACTCTTGCATCCTCTCAATTATGCTCTTCTGAACTTGCTGTAGTTTTTCCCAAAGTATGGTGTGTAGAACTGGACCTTGTACTCCAGGTGAGATCTGAactcattcatctgttcattcatttgacaTATATTTGATCAGTGTTAAATCTGTCTGATCGGTACCGAGGAAGGAGGGGACACTTAGCTCCATTCCTCAAGATGCCATAAACTACTGGTTGGTGCCTAAGGTCATATTAGTTCTATTTTTTAGGGGTTCCTTGTCAACGAGTTCTCTGGAGCTTTCCACCATGACCTCCTATGTAGTGTGCCTCGTTCTCTGCCAAGCTGCTTCTCTGTGTGTGAAGCTGGCCCTTTTTGTATGGGGGTGTGTGCCTGCACAGGATTTTATAAAACCTATTTGGGTTGTAATGAGGACACCTTTTCTTAGATCCCAGTCCAGCTTTTGTTCCTTCCTGATGCCAAAGTTGACATGCCTCCAGTCTGTCTCTATAATAAAAATCTAATCTCCAGGATGTGGAACCATGTCTCTGCTCAGGGGTCAATCAGGAGCCAACGAAAGGGGTCGTGAGCTTACATGTGTACAAAGATGCTTCTGTAACCCATGGAAAACTACCTGCCTGGTTTCTTTCTCCTCACTTTGGACTCTTCATggtccctcctccttctcctttatGCCTCCCAAGCAGTTGAACTGGCTCAAAGCAAAGAAAGGGAACAACCTAGTAACAGGGAACACGACTGAAGTCAAGGCTTGAGAGACATTTCTGAAGGTGGAATTCTGCAGATAGGATAATGCAGAACTCTGATATCCACACTGTGGGTGTCTCTAAGTGTCTTTTCTTGTCTGTGCCATTATCCTTCaccctgctcattttttttttaatctaaagaaTTACTTTCACCAGAATTTCTTGATGTAATTTGCAGTTTACAGAGGGTCTTGTCTAtgcatattacagatgaggaaaattaaAAACCCAGAGAAATCCTTTGTAGGAGTCACACTGAGGACCCTGGGACCTTTGTCCTAAACTTTGACGATCAGTTCACtctggtagtttgtgtcttttgctAAGGAAGCAACTAAAGAAAAACCTGCACCCTCTGTAAGTCTCTCTAACTTAATCCAAAAGTCTTTCATGCTGTTATCTTCATTATGTTGGAGTTTTCCCCCCACAGGAAGTAGGTTGTGGAACATCTAACTAGACCTCTGCTAAAGCGAATTAAGCACCTTCTCATGTATCTTTACTCACTGCAATCTTCCATGCTCACTCTGCATAGTCACCTACCATCCAAGTCTTTGCAAAGCAGAAGAACCTGTACCAATTAGCCttccaaaaagggaaaaaacccaTAAAGGATCTAAGTATAAACCAGGTCTCAGCATGGAGTGAGGGAGAGATTCCAAACTTTTCCATGACAGAATGCCATCTCCTCCCTGCCCTCAAGTTCATGTTGCAAATATTGCCTGCATTCTTAATAAAAGAACTAACTCAATTCCATCCCTCTTATTTGCAGATACTGTTTTGGTCAAGTTTAAGCTTTTCTGGCTTTGGGCTGGAGTTCTAAGGCCAACTGTGCATTTACTGAATgcaaattttacttaaaaactcaaggcatgttattattattatttttttggatccaccctccacccccatctATCCCtgaacacataatttttttaaagtctactacctatagaatgcagtggtgtgcacctgtagtcccagctacttgggaggctaaggtgggaggatcacttgaactcaggagtttgaatgcagcctgggtaacatagcgagaccatctcaaaaaaaaaaaaaaaattaaaatgttttattaccaATTTAGAAGAAGGATGTGTAAATATTATGCCAGCCTTAAGACATGATTTAATCCTAATAGATGAGTTATCAGAGTAGTGTGACACTAATTGACAGATCTTAGCTGGCACCTGCTCTCCCCAGCAATGCACTAAGAAGGTTCTGTGGTCCTGGGCAGGTGAAAACTGCTCAGCAGTGCAGtcaaaaatgagattttcttttctgtcttccattAAGGAAGTCAAAGAGTGTGCTGTCAGTCTGGAGGGGCCTGGGTTGGAGATGGGCCAATAATAAATGCTTCTGGATGACCAGGTTAGCAGAAGCACCCATACAGTTTGAGTCCCTTAAACTTCTATTGAGGGATCAACCAGAATGAGCTGGGCTTTCCCAGATTACAAAGGGCAATGGATGATGTCAGACattccaggaggaggaggcttggGAGGAAAGTAAGAAAAGTTGAGCATCTgttttctgtaaaaagaaaaagcaagttcaaaacaaaacaaaacaaaacataaaaccaacaacaaaacaaaacaaagaaaacctacCCCTCAACTGCTCCCTTCCTGGTGGGCACCTCCAGGTGTCTTTCTCCTGTCCTGGAACCTATGAGGCTGAGAGGCCGAGTAGACAAACCAATTGAAAGGAAGCTAATAAAGTAATTTGTAACCTTGGACactattagttttaaaaataaatactgagttTAGAtgacatggctcacacctgtagtcccagcacttagggagatcAAGAaaggagggtcccttgagcccaggagttaaagatcaaCCGGGTAACCACAGTGAGACCTCCGTCCCTaccaaaaattccaaaattagtcaggcatggtggtatgcacctgctgTCTTagctaccgaggaggctgagacaagaggatgcttgagctcaggagtttaaggatgcagtgagctatgattgtgccactatacttcagcctgggtgacatagcaaggtactctctcaaaaaataaacaaacaaaaaaacctctgaaaccaacaacaacaaaaaaactgatgCCTGAGCCCTATTACAGTATAGTTGGTGTTGAGTAGGAAGTAGGGCTGGGCTTTCGTATGTCTCCCAAGACTCCCCAAGAAATTTTATTCCACAGCCAATGCTGACAACCACTGGATAAAAGGCATCCACAGGTGCAACTGCAATTGCCGGTACAATTGGTATTGGAGGCTAACTGTTGCTGGACTTCACTGTTAAGAGAGCAAAATCAGCATTTATTCTCCCATGTGGCACTGTGGATTTCcaggtgacatggtttggctgtgtgtccccacccaaatctcattttgaattgcaaTTCCAATGTGTCagaggaggaacctggtgggaggtgattggattatggacgttgtttcccccatgctgttctcatgatagtgagtgagtctcacaagaactgatggttttaaaagtggccGCTCTTCCTGTGCTCTTAGTTCACTTCTCCCGTGCCGCGTGTAAGACTTGGtcgcttcctctttgccttctgccataagtgtaagtttcctgaggccgcCTTGCCTTGCTTTCTGTTAAGCTTGTGCAATTTTGAGTGGTTAAACCTCTTTCCCGTATAAatcagtcttgggcagttctttatagcagtgtgaaaacggactaataatACAATAGGCTTTGCACAAATTCCCTAAGTATTCCACAGTCATTCCAATGAGAAAATAGGACTTTTCTCTGTTTATCACCCTTTTCTCTCTAACCAGTCACTTCCCCAGGAGGGGCTCTCCCCATGACTGAGCTGGCTGGAAACAGGTGAAGAAGGCCCAGTTAGAGGAGGCTACACTACGGGTCTAGCTCAGGAAATAAGTCAAGGCTACATCTAGAGCCTTTGCATAAATGAGGGGAGAACATACCATGGAAACTGgaattcttttcctttgccttgCAGACTTTAGATAACCGTTTCCATGGGGTAGTCTGTCTGGGAAAGTTTGCACGCAGGCCAAGTCTAGGCTAAACTAGGAGCTCTTCATTTCCCAGGGCTATCGGTCCTGCCCTTTTTCTTGAGCAGTAAATAACTCTCGGCTTTGAAAAGCATGCCCTGGTGACGTGTTCATCATGGCCATTGGAGGAGCAGAGTCTGGCTGTCTGGGTGCAGACCTCAGAGCTCCAAGCCTTGTCTGACACCAATTTCCTTACTGAAAAATGGTAGGGACTGTGGCCCTGATTGTGACCAAGGAAGGGATCCTATGTCTTATAGTAGATCGCATGGTGTTCCACTGAGTCCCCCTGTGTAGGGCTGATGTGTCTCCTCCCAGCTGCTAGGCATATTGGTTCAATGAATCACAGCTGGGCCCCTTGATGGCCATTGCCTAACACAGAGCGGACTACATTGCCCAAGGTTATTCTCTCTTTCGGGAGGCAGCTTATGCCGGGATACAGATGTCCAGCCCACAATCCTCAGTTTGGGACACAGTGGCTTTGGAGCTTCTTAAGGCATTGGATGAGGCCCCAGTTGCAGCTGCCTTAAAAGTCAGGTTCTTCTCctataggaacacttttacactgttggtgggagtgtaaattagttcaatcattgtggaagacagtgtggcaattcctcaaggacctagaaatagaaattccatttgacccagcaatcccattacttggtatatatgcaaagaattataaatcgttcttttataaggacacatgcacacgaatgttcattgcagcactgtttacaatagcaaagacttggaaccaacccaaatgcccatcgatgatagactggacaaggaaaatgtggcacatatacaccatggaatactatgcagccataaaaaacgatgagttcatatcctttgtagggacaaggatgaacctggaaaccatcattctcagcgaactgacaaaagaacagaaaatcaaacaccccatgttctcactcataggcaagtgtcgaacaatgagaacacatggatgcagggaggggagcatcatacactggggtctgttgaggggagggactaggggagggacagcaggtggtggggagggataacatggggagaaatgccagatataggtgatggggaggaaggcagcaaaccacactgccatgtgtgtacctatgcaacaatcttagatgttcttcacatgtaccccaaaacctaaaatgcaatttaaaaaaaaggtcaGGTTTTCCTTCTCCTCAACCCCACCTTCCTCACTTCCTCCCAGTTGTGTGTCCTGAGCACACTCTCAAGAAAGCTTCTGTGTGCAATTCCCCAATCACTGGACCTGTTTCCTGGGCACCTAAGCTAAGTGACTTTCTCATCATGGCCACTGTTTCCTTCAAAATCAGCTTTAAGATGTGTGAAATTAACATCACCCTCCAACAGGAATTTGCTTTGATAGAAGGGAGACATTGTTAGATACGAGTCTCTGACATTCATTTCCCCTCTGACAGCTATGGTTGGTCTTTGCAAGGAGGCTTGGGAAGAACCAATGGGTCCACTGATGACAGAGCTACAGTGGCTCTAGACACTTTCATCAGAAGTAACTTGAGAGACAAATAGAAGAGAAATTTCAGATACCATGAACATGTGGCATGCTAGCTGGGATTGCTGAATGGCACGCTAAGGGAAGTTGCTGGAAGAAGAGGGGTGTGAGATGAGCAGAGATAATGAAAGAAAGTTGGAAAAGGGACAGAAAGAGGAGGTAGAAGAGGACTTTCTTAAGGgatgagagatttttatttactttcctgGATTAGTTACttataaatggttaaaaaaaatctacaccTGTTAATTGACTGCAAGTGTCTCTGTAATTTGAGAGCTCATGGCCTtccaggggaggggaggatgaCTACAGATATGTGCAAAGAGTTAAATTTTACGAAGTGAGCATGCCAAGAGAAGCCCCacctgtgtgtacatgtgcttAAAGGATTACAGCAAAGTTTGAAATtatgatatattttctttagagTAAGCACGTTACTCTGTAAGCTTCTATTTCCTTGAAGGAGGGAGGAACAAACCATCAATTCTTGAAGGTAATCAGGTGCATGAGATACTCCTCTTGTGGGATTTAATGAAGGTTTAAGTGCAGAGAGATGAAGGCGGtgttgtttatgttttattttaacacaTTAATAAAACCTATTTTTCATACTTGTGATTCCAATTCAAAGTTGTCATTTGCAAGAGTTTTATCAGCTCTGGTTGAAGGTGACATTTTTTGAGAGATGCAGGAACCGGGGGGTAATAGTGTGAGGGGCTAGCGGAACATTtaaaaggggattttttttttttttttgagacagagtcacaatctgtagtccaggctggagcacagtggtgtgaacttggctcactgcaacctttgcctcccaggttcaagtgattctcctgtctcagcatctggagtaggtgggattacaggcgtgcaccaccacactcagctactttttgtatttttagtggagacaggattttaacatgttggccaggctggtcttgaacagctgacctcaggtgatctgtctccttggtctctcaaagtgctgggattacatgtgagccaccacacctggccaaaagggGAATTTTAAAAGACGGATTGCTGTGATCCGTGTTCCCTTTAAGGTCTTCAAGAAATGTAAGTAAATatttggttgtcttttttttttatgtgaaagaTATTCATTGGCTGGAGTAggtgattatttaatttttaaaaatgtttatagactcgggggtacaagtgcagttctGTTGCATGGATCTGTCgcacagtggtgaagtctgagctttTAGTACCCATTGCCTGTACCCAATCAGTCATTTTCAtccctcactctcctcccacccttcagcCTTTTGGAGCCTCCAGTGTCTCTTCCTCTATTCTGTATGTCCATAGACACctgtcatttagctcccatttccAAGGAGAACATGCAGTTtctgactttctgtctctgagtCATTTCACTTatgataatggcttctagctcaatccatgttgctgcaaaagatgtgatttatttttgatggctgcataggtattccatggtgtatatgtaccacattttaaaatctgatgttCTGTTAATGGACATGTAGGCTCAGCCTACGatgttgctattgtgaatagtggagCAGTTGATTTATtaaactgaagagagaaaaggcCTTCATCTCCTCATGACTTAACAGGAATGAAGGCCAGTGCCTTTATAAAAGGATGGCCGTCAccagctactgggtaggctgaggctATTGATCGCCATAGGTTGCCATGGGTGTGTCAGGAGGACAAGGACAAGAAGATATggtaattataaatttaaatttataaatttaaattataaattataaatctaaGTTATGCAGCATGTAGTTTTTAGGAAACTGAAAATCATACACAGATACATCGAATAAAGGCATGGgtactttattttcaaaacactCATATGTTggaaaaaatacatggaaaaataaagtttcgTGGGGGTGCTGACTAAACTTCACGTCACAGACTTTTATGTTACAGCTTCGAGCAGGGTTTGTTATGCACGTGGAGAACACAAACTAATTTATTAAAGAGGATAGAAACAGGCTGTCTGGTTCTGAGAACCATCCAGTTCACCTGCTAGATACGGAGAGACTAGCTCTTCAAATGTTTTTCTACCAGTTCAGAGATGGGTTAATGACTGGTTCCAATGAGGGAAAAGCAAGGTGGGTTCAgaaaccaaattattttaaaccaaGACACTTTTTTTGCAACACAATATACATCACAGTGAAATGTGTAATCCTTGCAAATTTCAAGTGGAAATAATTAAAttcagaggaggggagagagagtaCAAGAGGGAGTGAGCActaaacacttatttttaaagaaatgcacaAAGCAGAAAGCTACCCTGGCTTTGTGCTGTCTAGTACCCTGGTGGGTGTTGGCAGCATGTGGCATTAAACATTTCAATGTGGATCCCAAACCACAGAAAATGGGGTGAAATCGGCCAACTTTCTATGAACTTATGTTGGCAATTTTGCCACCAACAGTAAATTTGCccttttaataaaagaaaattgaaaggtTTCTCACTAAACAGAATTAAGTAGTGGAATCAAGAAACTTCCAGGCATAGCGTACCTCATTagtaattattttgttgttttattttttctgatgtcTCCCCTCTACCAGGTCCCCTGAGATAACAGAATGAAAATGGTAGGATAGCCAGATTTCTCCTTTGCTCTCTGCTCATTCTCTCTAAAGTCTAGGTCATCCATATTGGAGACCCATTAGAGGCATTAAACACAGTCCCCAAAGTGTTTAGACAGCTTCTTGTGTTTTGAAACAGGTTTTCTTTATCTTAGCCTTTTCATACCGAAGGCTGAGTCCCTTGCTTGCTCAGTGGACTGGGCTCCCCAAGGCCTAGGCTGCCTTCTTTTCCATGTCCCACCCATGAGCCCCCCGCTGGTCAGCTCAGTGAGCCTGGCCCTTCATTCTGCACCGTGTTCTTCCTTCTCTATGAAAATCCGATATCTCTTACCTCCTCTGCATGCAAAGATTCCCAGGAATTGTCAGACTTCGAACGTAACAACAGAACCACCAGAAGGTGCTATAAACGCAGCAGTGACCTTCTCAAGCTGTCAGGTCTTTAAACAGGATTGGGATTTAatgctgtatatttttaaaggaaagaagagttgctagttttaaaaatgcatctctTTTAGCTAATTCAGAATCTGTtccccagcatttttttttttttttttttttttttttttttttttaaactcaggaCAGACAAAGATTTGGGGAGaggtggaaaaaagaaagaaagaccagaTCTCAGGCTAAATAAACGAGGCATATGTTAGGTGTAGCCAGACTCAAAGTTGGGACTAAAATGAAGCCCTTTAGTGAGTAACTGCtgcaaaaaaaggaacaaaatatttaaaaaggagggaaggaagaattaTGTTGTCTCTCAGGATTCAGTACATGTGATAGCCTGTAAACTCCAGAAAACGTTTGATTCTAAATTCTCCAATCCAGGGGAAAAAAGTTGAGAAGAGGCCTTTCTGCTAATAAAAAATGCAACAGCCCCTAGAAGCAGTGCGAAGACCCTCCTTAGGCCCCTGGGTTGGACATGTGAAGATTCTCTGGCAAGGCCCCACCACTTGCAGTGGAGTTCTGTTTATACAGCTTGTCTTAAAAATCACAGTGAGTGCATCTTGTTCTATTTGGGCCACCCTGTAAATACTTAAGTtggcataatattttaaaaggaataagaaGGAATAAGAAGCAGCTGATATTTCACCTCCTCCCACCCATCTCCCTCTCCCACACAAATGTGTGCTGAGCATGAAGGCGTTCTCTTGGAGACCTTCAATTTGCCCCTCTCTTTTACAGGGACAGAGAGAGCCTTGGCCAACAGAAGGCTTCTGGACTTAAGTTGAATTCAGTTGGTGACATCCTCATCCTGGCTGTCCTTCCTCCCTTTAGGTTTGCTTCTTCAGAGCTGATATTCAGTGACACAGGAGGACAGAGATGTAGGACAGAATCCTCAGGTGTACAGCTCATCCAAAATCATACAACGTGCTGGAAATAGCACTTGATTTTCCCTCTCCCCCCTTCAAACAGGTAGCCAGAAGCAAAAAATGACCTACAGTATGCACTGGGGGAATGAATGAGATATTAAAACTGCCACTGTCTGTTTTTTTCATTGTCCCACCAGTGAAGAATCTGAGATTGCCACGCAAATCTCCAACAGCTTTGGTGTGCACACCTGTCGCTCCTTGAGCTTGGCCCCTTGTGCTTTTCTGAGAGACACCCCGGGGAAGGCAGCTTTTGATCATACGTGGTTGTCACCTGAGCTGGCATTACCAAAAAGGTGGGCTCCAGCTGCCCACACAGTACAGGTATGGGTAGTAAGGATAGCTGTTATACACGGAGACCAGGGAGGCCCGGGAGAAGGCCTCCTCTTTCAGCGCTGGCAAAGAGGAGTGCTTCTCCAAGCCTCCCAGCTCCGAGGAGAGTTGCTTCCGTTTAGTCTTATAGCGTCTGTTCTGGAACCATATTTTCACTTGGGTCTCCGTGAGCTTGAGGTTCTTGGCCAGGTGAGCCCGTTCAGGGGCCGACAGGTACTTCTGATGGCTGAACTTCCTCTCCAATTCGATAACCTGCGTGTGGGAGAAAGCAGCCCGCGAGCGCTTCTGCGGCTGCTTGGGGGTTTGGGGGAGGCTTGGAAGGGCGCCTGAAGTCTTTTCACAGTCCAACAGACAAGACCCCAAGTGCCTATCTGGAAAGgaaagcagggaaggagggagggaagacaaAAGTAACATGTTAGCAGGGAAGAGACCAGAATTCAATCCACCCTTATCTCTTCAGTGAGTGAACAAACAGCCCACTGTCATCGTGGatacatttcacttttttcaCAAGACAGACTAAGCCGCTCTCCGGAGGGAAGAGTGAGTAAATATGTTTATTAGGTATTCATTTTCTAAGAATCAGCAAGAACCCAAAGTTAGAGGCATTTCGTGGTTGAACTTTCTCCCTATTGTCTGGTAGAGTTAAAGGAGGATTCTGGATCTGTGTgctgaggagaggagggagagggaggcagggaagacgCCGAGGAACCAAATACCCGGGAAGGCCGGACCAAAAGGCATCCGGTGTTCGGATCTAGGTGGGCAAGGGAGGGCTTGTGCCTcgggagaggcagaggcaggctcaTTCAGGGCTTTCATTCCCTCTTCGCTAAACGGGGCCTTCAGTGGCCTCATCAGAAGTGgcaggaaagaaaatcagtggtctctgtctcctggacACCGGAGGGAACCCCAATGTACGGCTTTACTGCCCACAGGATTGGGAAGCACACGGTCTTTGCTGGGCAACCCCTGCTTTGTCACTATTAATAAGTTATTATTAGTTCTCGTAACTACGGTGGGGCTGGCGCCCATCGCGAGTGGCGCGGTGGGATCCGCTCCCGGGACGATGGAGGGCGGTCGCCCTGCGGTCGCGCGGGGTTCTGAGCCCCAGGGAGCCGAGGGCATCCAGCCGGGCGAGCCCTGCGGTGTCAGAATCCTGCGCCGCCCTGACGCTGGGGCTCAGGGTTCATCCCCCGGGCGCACGCGTGGCGGGGGAGGCGGGGAGGTCTCTCTGCCTGCGGCCGCGGGGCCCCGTGTCTCCGCATCCCGAGCTCTAGAGGGTCCGCCTCGAGCAGCCCTCGGGCCGGGCCCGTCCGCCCCTCCTCTGGCCCCCCGACTAGCCGCTTACCTGGCTCCGTCTCCGGCGCGGCGCGGGGCCCAGAGCTCAGCTCGTCCTTCTGCGCCCCGGCACCACCGCGTCCTCCCTCCGCCTCCAGCTCCGGGTCCCGCCGTCGCGAGGTACCCCTGTGGCCGCCTGGCCGCTGAGCGCCGTCCCGCAGGATGTCCTGGATGAGGAAGGACGTGAGCGGCTTGGACGGGGTCGGCGGCGCTGCCCCCTCCGCTTCTGCCTCTCCGGACCGCGGCTCTGGAGTCCTGAGCATCCCGGCGGCCCGGCTCCGGCCTGACCCCAGCCTGGCTGTGCCCGCCGGCCGCGCCGGCAACGCTGGCAACGCTGGCAACGCTTTCGCTTTCCATCGCCCAGCTTGCTTATAGCCTCGGGGAGCGCGGCCGCGCCGCCTTCCCATTGGCCACAGGACGGGCGCGCTGCGGATTGGCCGCCCCAGCTCCAGGTGACCCCGCAGAGCAGCGAGTCCTGGGCGCCGCAGGGTTCAACTCCTTTCTCGGGGATTCCTTCCCCAGTTCCCACCCCTTTCCTggctctcctccctccaccctgAGCCGTTTTCCCAGGCCGGGAGGGAGCGCACACCAAAGCGGGACGACTCTGCCCCACCTACCCGCAACAGAAGTTGAGACGCTCTTGGGGATGGGATGACCGAGACAAACACTCCAGTTAGTTCTTCGGGCCCGTCAGAGCCATCACAGGGTGTGAGTGCGCAGTCACTGCCGCCGCACAGTACCGTGAGAGTTCTGGGAGCTCTCTCTCTCAGAGAGATGGTGGCATACTCAGATCTGCAATATCTACCGCCTCAAAGAGGCGTGACAAGTAGGTGAAGCCTGACCCCAGCCTGAGAGAAAGAAACCACCTTTGTCAAAGCCTTTCCTCAAGTGGGTTTCTTTGGCCTTTCCTTTATCTGCAATAACCTATTAACTTTCTTTCCGCCCCAGACAGATGACATACCATCCTTTTGAAAAATTCCAGACAGGTGGAAGGCATTTCAGAGCAGGACAGACACAAAAACTGCATTCAAAAAAATAGTTCAAAAGAACATCAGCATACCCTTTTTCCACATTACCAACTGTTAACATTTAACCCGTTTAACTGTTAACATTTAACAATCAGTTAGCCAAACTGGACCAACCAGTACAGTGATTGGACTGGGTGGTACCGTGACAATGGATGAAGGTGGAACAGAGATGCtggaagtattttcttttctcctccctttttACGGACAGGGTGTTtttctgccgcccaggctgcagcgcggtgatgccatcatagctcactgaagcctcaatctcctggattcaagcgatcctcctgccttggcctccccacagGTGTGAGTGGCAGTCTCGGCCGATGATGGAAGTACTGAATTACTGTTAAATTTACTGAAGTTGCACACCGTACTGTCAGTGTATAAGAGAATACTTTTAGGAAATAAACACTGAAGTATGTAGGAGTGAAGGCACAAGTTCTATGAAACTGAACATCAAATGGTTCTGAAACAAGGATTTAGATTGATAGATCGCACTCCACAAAGCCAATGGGTTAAATGGTAACGGTTGGTAATCTGGAAAAAGGgtaggctgatttttttttgaactattttttttttttaaatgcaacttTTGAGTCTGTCCTGGTCTAAGACGCCTATCCA contains:
- the NKX3-1 gene encoding homeobox protein Nkx-3.1, which produces MLRTPEPRSGEAEAEGAAPPTPSKPLTSFLIQDILRDGAQRPGGHRGTSRRRDPELEAEGGRGGAGAQKDELSSGPRAAPETEPDRHLGSCLLDCEKTSGALPSLPQTPKQPQKRSRAAFSHTQVIELERKFSHQKYLSAPERAHLAKNLKLTETQVKIWFQNRRYKTKRKQLSSELGGLEKHSSLPALKEEAFSRASLVSVYNSYPYYPYLYCVGSWSPPFW